A genomic segment from Ornithorhynchus anatinus isolate Pmale09 chromosome 16, mOrnAna1.pri.v4, whole genome shotgun sequence encodes:
- the RGS13 gene encoding regulator of G-protein signaling 13 — translation MDVVCEEQSLPLDVTGAQTLEHRCLTLDEVFQWSRSFNELMSTKYGPVFYGAYLKTEHGDENFQFWMACETYKKISSRKRRLSKARKLYKIYIRPKSPREINIDSPTRKAIDQNIHEPTEACFDEAQKIVCLHMERDSYPRFLKSEIYQKLFRSLQADGFRE, via the exons ATGGATGTGGTCTGTGAGGAGCAG TCCTTACCCCTGGATGTCACCGGTGCCCAGACTCTGGAGCACAGATG CCTTACCTTGGATGAAGTTTTCCAGTGGTCCCGGTCTTTCAACGAGCTGATGAGCACTAAAT ATGGTCCGGTGTTCTACGGTGCCTACTTGAAGACAGAGCACGGTGATGAAAACTTTCAATTCTGGATGGCCTGCGAAACCTACAAGAAAATCTCCTCACGGAAGCGAAGGCTCTCTAAGGCCAGGAAGCTTTACAAAATCTACATTCGGCCCAAGTCTCCCAGAGAG ATAAATATCGACAGCCCTACGAGAAAAGCCATCGATCAGAATATTCACGAACCCACCGAGGCGTGCTTTGACGAAGCTCAGAAAATTGTATGCCTGCATATGGAGAGGGATTCCTATCCCCGGTTTTTAAAGTCAGAAATTTACCAAAAACTCTTCCGGAGCCTTCAGGCTGACGGCTTTCGTGAATAG